One Asticcacaulis sp. EMRT-3 DNA segment encodes these proteins:
- the atzF gene encoding allophanate hydrolase: MTRWHIIRLAAEVRAGQRTAVEVASEVLQRLAAYDRVQPQAWISRPAPEDILAAAQVIDARIAAGEDLPLAGVPFAVKDNIDVAGMATTAACPDFSYVAEDHAHVVARVLAAGALYVGKTNLDQFATGLNGTRSPYGAPACVFNRAYISGGSSSGSSVAVGAGLVAFAFGTDTAGSGRVPAAFNHLTGFKPTKGRWSTSGLVPACRSLDCISVFTASPAEAALIDEVVAGFDASDVYSRPLQDQARPMRVIGVPRDDQLNGCGDAQSARLFAAAMERLIATGHEIVRLDISSLSRAAALLYQGPWVAERTAALGDRPLNRPETMDPTVRDIVLGGLGITAVEAFKGQYELAGFMRDAEAIWAQVDALMLPTAPTIYRIAEMQAAPIVLNAQLGLYTNFVNLLDMAAVAIPAGFRANGTGFGVTFMGPAWTDKALITIATTCEVAADFAVPPLDLDRETRMETVKLAVVGAHLKDMPLHWQLTSREAVFVTATETAPTYRLYAMTHTTPPKPALIHDAGGAAIQVEVYELDVAAFGSFVAEVPAPLAIGTVTLSDGSEVKGFVAEPRAMEGAQDITALGGWRAYIAARA; the protein is encoded by the coding sequence GTGACGCGCTGGCATATCATTCGCCTCGCCGCCGAGGTGCGGGCCGGGCAACGGACGGCGGTGGAGGTCGCCTCGGAGGTGTTACAGCGCCTTGCCGCCTATGACCGCGTGCAGCCGCAGGCGTGGATTTCGCGGCCTGCGCCGGAGGACATCCTGGCGGCGGCGCAGGTGATTGATGCACGCATCGCGGCGGGCGAAGACCTGCCGCTGGCGGGGGTGCCGTTCGCGGTCAAGGACAATATCGATGTGGCGGGCATGGCTACCACGGCGGCCTGCCCCGATTTCAGCTATGTGGCCGAAGATCACGCCCATGTCGTGGCGCGCGTGCTGGCGGCGGGCGCGCTCTATGTCGGCAAGACCAATCTCGACCAGTTCGCCACGGGGCTGAACGGCACGCGCAGCCCTTACGGCGCACCGGCCTGCGTCTTTAACCGCGCCTATATCAGCGGCGGCTCCAGTTCGGGGTCTTCTGTCGCGGTGGGGGCGGGGCTGGTGGCGTTTGCGTTTGGCACCGATACGGCGGGGTCGGGCCGCGTGCCCGCCGCCTTCAATCATTTGACCGGGTTCAAGCCGACCAAAGGGCGCTGGAGCACGTCGGGCCTCGTGCCCGCCTGCCGCTCGCTTGATTGCATCAGCGTCTTTACCGCCTCGCCCGCCGAGGCCGCTCTGATCGATGAGGTGGTGGCCGGGTTCGATGCCAGCGATGTCTATTCAAGGCCGTTGCAGGATCAGGCGCGCCCTATGCGCGTCATCGGCGTGCCGCGCGACGATCAGCTCAACGGGTGCGGCGATGCGCAATCGGCGCGGCTGTTCGCGGCGGCGATGGAGCGGCTGATCGCCACGGGCCATGAGATTGTGCGGCTCGATATTTCGTCGCTTAGCCGTGCCGCCGCGCTTTTGTACCAAGGGCCGTGGGTGGCCGAACGCACGGCGGCGCTGGGCGACCGGCCCTTGAACCGGCCCGAAACGATGGACCCGACCGTGCGCGACATCGTGCTGGGCGGGCTTGGGATCACGGCGGTCGAGGCCTTTAAGGGGCAGTATGAACTGGCAGGCTTCATGCGTGACGCCGAGGCCATCTGGGCGCAGGTCGATGCCCTGATGCTGCCGACCGCCCCCACCATCTACCGCATCGCCGAGATGCAGGCCGCACCCATCGTGCTCAATGCCCAGCTTGGCCTCTATACCAATTTCGTCAACCTGCTCGACATGGCGGCGGTGGCCATACCGGCGGGATTCCGCGCCAATGGCACCGGTTTCGGCGTCACCTTTATGGGCCCCGCCTGGACCGACAAGGCGCTGATCACTATAGCTACAACCTGTGAGGTGGCGGCGGATTTCGCTGTGCCGCCGCTTGATCTTGATAGGGAGACACGTATGGAAACGGTGAAACTGGCGGTCGTCGGGGCGCATCTGAAGGATATGCCGCTGCACTGGCAACTGACCTCACGCGAGGCGGTTTTCGTGACGGCCACCGAAACCGCCCCGACCTACCGGCTCTATGCCATGACCCACACCACCCCGCCCAAGCCCGCCCTGATCCATGATGCGGGCGGCGCGGCGATCCAGGTCGAGGTCTATGAGCTGGACGTGGCCGCCTTTGGCAGCTTCGTCGCCGAAGTGCCTGCGCCTCTGGCCATCGGCACGGTGACGCTTTCCGACGGCAGCGAGGTCAAGGGCTTCGTGGCCGAACCGCGCGCGATGGAGGGGGCCCAGGACATTACGGCGCTGGGTGGCTGGCGCGCCTATATCGCCGCCAGGGCTTAG
- a CDS encoding putative urea ABC transporter substrate-binding protein — protein sequence MSISHKALSCGLMALLTAAALSACSPAAKKAEAPASDSAAAAPATGVAKNTFNIGWSIYAGWMPWPYAEQAGIVKKWEDKYGIKINIIQVNDYVESINQYTAGKLDGVTVTNMDALTIPAAGGKDTSAIIIGDYSNGNDGIIMKDAKSLSAIKGQTVNLVEFSVSHYLLARGLEMSGLKLSDVKTVNTGDADIVSAFASPDIKNVVTWNPQLSQLKKVKGATEVFDSSKIPGEILDLMAVDTATLKANPKLGKALAGIWFDTMKIMTAKTPEGAKARAAMAALSGTTPADFDSQLSTTYLYATPDAAVKEFDSQALEDTMDKVRKFSFAKGLYGPSATSVDAIGIAFPGNKTLGDASHVTLRFDPTYTEEAENNTL from the coding sequence ATGTCAATTTCGCACAAAGCTCTTAGCTGCGGCCTGATGGCCCTGCTCACCGCCGCCGCCCTGTCCGCCTGTAGCCCCGCCGCCAAGAAGGCCGAGGCTCCGGCTTCCGACAGCGCCGCCGCCGCACCGGCCACCGGCGTCGCCAAGAACACCTTCAATATCGGCTGGTCGATCTATGCCGGCTGGATGCCCTGGCCCTATGCCGAACAGGCGGGGATCGTCAAGAAATGGGAAGACAAGTACGGCATCAAGATCAATATCATCCAGGTCAATGACTATGTGGAATCGATCAACCAATATACGGCGGGCAAGCTGGATGGCGTGACCGTCACCAATATGGACGCCCTGACCATTCCGGCGGCGGGCGGCAAGGATACCAGCGCCATCATCATCGGCGACTATTCCAACGGCAATGACGGCATCATCATGAAGGACGCCAAGTCCTTAAGCGCCATCAAGGGCCAGACGGTCAATCTGGTCGAGTTTTCGGTGTCGCACTATCTGCTGGCGCGCGGGCTGGAAATGTCCGGGCTGAAGCTGTCGGACGTGAAGACCGTCAATACGGGCGACGCCGATATTGTCAGCGCCTTTGCCAGCCCCGACATTAAAAATGTGGTGACGTGGAACCCGCAGCTTTCGCAGCTCAAAAAGGTCAAGGGCGCCACCGAAGTGTTTGATTCGTCGAAAATTCCCGGCGAAATTCTCGATCTGATGGCGGTCGATACGGCCACGCTGAAGGCCAATCCGAAGCTCGGCAAGGCGCTGGCCGGTATCTGGTTCGACACGATGAAGATCATGACCGCCAAGACGCCCGAAGGGGCCAAGGCGCGCGCCGCTATGGCCGCCTTGTCGGGCACCACGCCCGCCGATTTCGACAGCCAGCTTTCGACCACCTATCTCTATGCCACGCCTGACGCCGCCGTGAAGGAATTTGATTCACAGGCGCTGGAAGACACGATGGACAAGGTGCGCAAATTCAGCTTCGCCAAGGGGTTATATGGCCCCAGCGCCACCTCGGTGGACGCCATCGGCATCGCCTTCCCCGGCAACAAGACGCTGGGTGATGCGTCCCATGTCACCCTGCGCTTCGATCCGACCTATACGGAAGAGGCGGAGAATAATACGCTTTAG
- a CDS encoding CopG family ribbon-helix-helix protein has protein sequence MSVSDTSNLARLSMTLPADLFESLDQMIAERGLKSRSSLIVELIRGAVADHAEASRPDDVVAGTVTMTYRSDAGTVRHRIAQKQRDYLKEVISSQHIFLENDQSLEVLLVQGPPQKLADLCDDLRRVRGVYQVKLVTTVALLPQLHDHAGGGAEGAHMDSERQAQ, from the coding sequence ATGAGCGTTTCAGACACCAGCAACCTGGCCCGGCTGAGCATGACATTGCCAGCCGATCTCTTTGAATCTCTTGATCAAATGATCGCAGAGCGCGGCCTGAAATCGCGCTCAAGCCTGATCGTTGAGCTGATACGCGGCGCGGTGGCCGACCACGCCGAAGCCTCGCGCCCCGATGATGTGGTGGCGGGCACGGTCACCATGACCTATCGCTCGGACGCCGGTACGGTGCGCCACCGCATTGCACAAAAACAGCGCGATTATCTGAAGGAGGTCATCTCCTCGCAGCACATATTTTTAGAAAACGATCAGTCGCTTGAGGTGCTGCTGGTGCAGGGGCCGCCGCAGAAACTGGCCGATCTGTGCGATGATCTGCGCCGGGTGCGCGGCGTCTATCAGGTCAAGCTGGTCACCACGGTGGCCCTGCTGCCGCAACTGCACGATCATGCCGGGGGTGGGGCTGAGGGCGCGCATATGGATTCCGAAAGACAAGCGCAATGA
- a CDS encoding ABC transporter permease, whose protein sequence is MRRLVNITPKGGLAFVLGSLPLMAAFLVYVHAATLRHAANAADKVLPTLSQMAASFAKMAFTQDPMTGHVLMVADTLASLQRLGLGILISTVLALVIGMALGIVPLVRASFSPFVATLAVIPPIAVLPILFIAFGLGETSKVILIIIGITPFMVRDLAACVAALPSEQIVKAQTLGASTWQLAIRVVLPQILPRLIDSVRLSLGPAWVFLISAEAIASDVGLGYRIFLVRRYLAMDIILPYVAWIAILALMMDFVLRALSRESFPWAHRKAG, encoded by the coding sequence ATGCGCCGATTGGTGAATATCACCCCGAAAGGGGGGCTGGCCTTTGTGCTGGGCAGCCTGCCCCTGATGGCCGCCTTTCTGGTGTATGTCCACGCCGCCACCTTGCGCCACGCTGCCAATGCCGCCGACAAGGTGCTGCCCACCCTGTCGCAAATGGCCGCCAGCTTCGCCAAAATGGCCTTCACGCAAGACCCGATGACCGGCCATGTGCTGATGGTGGCCGACACACTGGCCAGCCTGCAACGCCTCGGCCTCGGCATCCTGATCTCCACCGTTCTGGCTTTGGTTATCGGCATGGCGCTGGGCATTGTGCCGCTGGTGCGCGCCAGCTTTTCGCCGTTTGTGGCGACCCTGGCCGTCATTCCGCCGATTGCCGTCCTGCCGATCCTGTTCATCGCCTTTGGCCTGGGCGAAACCTCGAAGGTGATCCTGATCATTATCGGCATCACCCCCTTTATGGTGCGCGATCTGGCCGCCTGCGTCGCCGCCCTGCCCAGTGAGCAGATCGTCAAGGCCCAGACCCTGGGGGCCAGCACCTGGCAACTGGCCATCCGCGTCGTGCTGCCGCAGATCCTGCCGCGCCTGATCGACAGCGTGCGCCTGTCGCTGGGGCCCGCCTGGGTGTTCCTGATTTCCGCCGAGGCCATCGCGTCGGATGTCGGTCTGGGCTACCGCATCTTTCTGGTGCGGCGCTATCTGGCGATGGACATCATCCTGCCCTATGTGGCGTGGATCGCCATACTGGCCCTGATGATGGATTTCGTGCTGCGCGCCTTGAGCCGCGAAAGCTTCCCCTGGGCGCACAGGAAGGCGGGCTGA
- a CDS encoding ABC transporter ATP-binding protein — MAFLSFKNVWVEYGEKIVLERVSLDIAEGSFVSIIGPSGAGKSTFLRLVLGEESPTKGTVELDGKPLSPEPGPDRGVVFQRYSVFPHLSVRDNVVLGLEFAASPLLGTLFGKRRKEARLLAEEMLAAVGLEHSLHVYPGQLSGGMQQRLAIAQALIKKPRVMLLDEPFGALDPGIRLDMHELITRLWQEQNLTVLMVTHDIKEAFKLGTRVLAFDKRRHDPQTPHRYGSTAVYDLPLDRKALPDPAILAQLSGALPAP; from the coding sequence ATGGCCTTTTTGTCGTTCAAGAATGTCTGGGTCGAATATGGCGAGAAGATCGTGCTGGAGCGCGTTTCGCTCGATATTGCCGAGGGCAGTTTCGTCTCGATCATCGGCCCGTCGGGCGCGGGCAAGAGCACGTTTTTGCGGCTGGTCTTAGGCGAGGAATCGCCGACCAAGGGCACGGTCGAGCTGGACGGCAAGCCTCTTTCGCCCGAACCGGGGCCGGATCGCGGCGTCGTTTTTCAACGCTATTCGGTGTTTCCGCATTTGAGCGTGCGCGACAATGTGGTGCTGGGCCTCGAATTCGCCGCCTCGCCCCTTCTTGGCACGCTATTTGGCAAACGCCGCAAGGAGGCGCGCCTGCTGGCCGAGGAGATGCTGGCGGCGGTGGGGCTGGAACACAGCCTGCACGTCTATCCGGGCCAGCTATCGGGCGGGATGCAGCAAAGGCTGGCCATTGCGCAGGCCCTGATCAAAAAACCGCGCGTCATGCTGCTCGATGAACCGTTCGGCGCGCTCGATCCCGGCATCCGCCTCGACATGCACGAACTGATCACGCGGCTGTGGCAGGAGCAGAACCTGACCGTGCTGATGGTGACGCACGACATCAAGGAGGCCTTCAAGCTGGGCACGCGCGTCCTGGCCTTCGACAAGCGCCGCCACGACCCGCAGACGCCGCACCGCTATGGCTCAACCGCCGTGTACGACCTGCCGCTCGACCGCAAGGCCCTGCCCGATCCGGCCATTCTGGCGCAACTGTCGGGCGCCCTGCCCGCGCCCTAA
- a CDS encoding urea amidolyase associated protein UAAP1, with protein sequence MTTTADPKSAQAHARSQAGTQVEAMPVVPARAADAPEGAEVIWEETIAAGGYSHKWLKRGASVRLIDVHGDGCLSMLLFNAELPTERLNVADTIKVQWNGYLGQGRLLLSDMGRVMMSIVADEAGTHDVFCGASNPAAYTRKYGEGDNYGPHPNARDRFMLAVGKYGLGRKDVHPSINWFKGVRIAEDGATQPDIGPFAPGRSLILRAEMDVIIVLANTPHVLDPRPDYTVTPVRVTAWRGPVTPPDDAIRNATPEGQRAFLNTEDFYER encoded by the coding sequence ATGACGACCACAGCCGATCCGAAAAGCGCTCAGGCCCATGCCCGTTCTCAGGCCGGTACGCAGGTTGAGGCCATGCCGGTTGTGCCCGCCCGCGCCGCCGATGCCCCCGAAGGCGCTGAGGTCATCTGGGAAGAAACCATCGCGGCGGGCGGCTATAGCCACAAATGGCTGAAACGCGGCGCATCTGTGCGCCTGATCGACGTGCATGGCGATGGCTGTCTGTCCATGCTGCTCTTCAATGCCGAACTGCCGACCGAGCGGCTCAATGTCGCCGACACGATCAAGGTGCAGTGGAACGGCTATCTCGGTCAGGGCAGGCTGCTCCTGTCCGATATGGGCCGGGTGATGATGAGCATTGTCGCCGATGAGGCGGGCACGCATGATGTGTTTTGCGGGGCCTCCAATCCGGCGGCCTATACCCGCAAATACGGCGAGGGGGATAATTACGGCCCGCACCCCAATGCGCGCGACCGCTTTATGCTGGCCGTCGGCAAGTACGGTCTGGGCCGCAAGGACGTGCATCCGTCGATCAACTGGTTCAAGGGCGTGCGCATTGCCGAAGATGGCGCAACCCAGCCCGACATCGGCCCGTTTGCCCCCGGTCGCAGCCTGATTTTGCGTGCCGAAATGGATGTGATCATCGTATTGGCCAATACGCCGCATGTGCTCGATCCGCGCCCCGATTACACGGTGACGCCCGTGCGGGTGACGGCCTGGCGCGGGCCGGTGACGCCGCCCGACGACGCCATTCGCAACGCCACGCCGGAGGGCCAGCGCGCCTTTCTCAACACCGAAGATTTTTATGAGCGTTAA
- a CDS encoding urea amidolyase associated protein UAAP2 has product MALTGLAGSVVHDEVVPARAPWMHTVRKGQSLRILDLEGNQAVDFLIYAAHDDAERYSAQDTIAAQGNLFLRKGAQLLSNEGRVMMTITDTSVAYHDTIGGACSCESNTLRYGHHTKSHHACVDNFLDANVRAGRNKRDMVSNINFFMNVPVEADGTLGIVDGISAPGLSVDLKAAMDVVVVVSNCPQINNPCNGFNPTPVRMVVVSN; this is encoded by the coding sequence ATGGCACTGACAGGCCTTGCGGGGTCGGTTGTTCACGATGAGGTGGTGCCGGCGCGCGCGCCGTGGATGCACACGGTACGCAAGGGCCAGTCTTTGCGCATCCTCGATCTGGAGGGCAATCAGGCCGTCGATTTCCTGATCTATGCGGCGCACGACGATGCGGAACGCTACAGCGCGCAGGATACGATTGCGGCGCAGGGCAATCTGTTTTTGCGCAAAGGGGCGCAGCTTTTATCGAACGAAGGCCGCGTCATGATGACGATCACCGACACCTCGGTGGCCTATCATGACACCATTGGCGGGGCGTGCAGTTGTGAATCGAACACCCTGCGCTATGGCCATCACACCAAATCGCACCACGCCTGCGTCGATAATTTTCTCGACGCCAATGTCCGCGCCGGACGCAACAAACGCGACATGGTGTCGAACATCAACTTCTTCATGAATGTGCCGGTCGAGGCCGATGGCACGCTCGGTATTGTCGATGGTATTTCCGCACCGGGCTTAAGCGTCGATCTCAAGGCGGCGATGGACGTGGTGGTGGTGGTGTCCAACTGCCCGCAGATCAATAATCCCTGCAATGGCTTCAACCCGACGCCGGTGCGCATGGTGGTGGTGAGCAACTGA
- the uca gene encoding urea carboxylase — MFKKVLIANRGAIACRIIRTLKKMGIGSVAVFSEADVGSLHVAQADEAVFIGASPAAESYLKIDAIIDAARATGAEAIHPGYGFLSENAGFAERCAAEGLVFIGPTPENMRVFGLKHTARDMAASLGVPLAPGTDLLTDAEAAVASAVAIGYPVILKATAGGGGIGMKICENPDDIREGFATVARLGAGNFGDGGVFLERYVRVARHIEVQVFGDGKGRVTALGERDCSLQRRNQKVVEETPAPHLPQATRTALIDAAVKLASGAGYLSAGTVEFLYDAGRDDFFFLEVNTRLQVEHGVTEQVTGIDLVEWMIRGAAGDFAFLDAPAPTPTGASIQVRLYAEDPAEGYRPSSGRLIEVGFPGDARVDSWVASGSDVSAFYDPMLAKLIVTAPDRDAAVKAMQAALDQTILAGIETNLDWLKTVVRSEAFTSGEVSTRALADIAYHPQTVSVLSGGTATTVQDYPGRTGLWDIGVPPSGPMDGFAFRLGNRLLGNEDSAPGLEITATGPTLAFKAAARLCLSGAIFEATLDGESVAFHQPFEVAAGQVLKIGRVSGAGLRGYVLFAGGLNVPAYLGSASAFTLGEFGGHAGRAVMTGDTLHLNPLPAVPSSLPGPGVVPQMSRTWALRVLYGPHGAPDFFTTEDIEMITATEWKVHYNSNRTGVRLSGPKPNWARTDGGEAGLHPSNIHDNAYAIGAVDFTGDMPIILGPDGPSLGGFVCPFVVIQADLWQVGQLAPGDTVRFQAVDDAVAVAAERAQDATLATLTLAEAPPATAPAASPILHEIAEQDHRPRVIYRRQGDRHLLVEYGPIVLDLELRLRIHALMLDVQSQVAEGRLPGIIDITPGIRSLQIHFDSRVLSQGRLLQALEVAEDRLGGLDDFEIPTRIVHLPLSWGDPAIYQTIDKYMASVRDDAPWCPDNIEFIRRINGLNSVEDVKKTVFDASYLVMGLGDVYLGAPVATPIDPRHRLVTTKYNPARTWTPPNVVGIGGAYMCIYGMEGPGGYQLFGRTIQVWNTYRQTEVFTDGKPWLLRFFDQIRFFPVSHDELTEWRRDFPLGRRAIRIDEEVFRLRDYRAFLKDNASSITRFQTERQTAFEAERADWHRRGEFDRLAALSEEAGGAAEVAAITVPEGSEVIEAPFGGSVWKMLVTPGMAVEKGEVIAVIEAMKTECAVTSPAKGTIRAVFAAEKQAVSPGAALVALEAAS, encoded by the coding sequence ATGTTCAAAAAAGTTCTCATCGCCAATCGCGGCGCCATCGCCTGCCGCATCATCCGCACGCTGAAAAAAATGGGTATCGGTTCGGTGGCCGTGTTCAGCGAAGCCGATGTCGGATCGCTGCATGTGGCGCAGGCCGATGAGGCGGTGTTTATCGGCGCGTCTCCGGCTGCGGAAAGCTATCTGAAGATCGACGCCATTATCGACGCCGCCAGGGCCACGGGTGCCGAGGCCATCCATCCCGGCTATGGTTTCCTGTCGGAAAATGCCGGTTTTGCCGAACGGTGCGCGGCGGAAGGGCTGGTCTTTATCGGCCCGACGCCGGAAAATATGCGCGTCTTTGGCCTGAAGCACACGGCGCGCGACATGGCCGCCAGCTTAGGTGTGCCTCTGGCCCCCGGCACCGACCTTCTGACCGATGCCGAAGCGGCGGTCGCGTCGGCGGTAGCTATCGGCTATCCGGTCATCCTGAAGGCCACGGCGGGCGGCGGCGGCATTGGCATGAAGATCTGCGAAAACCCTGATGACATCCGCGAGGGCTTTGCCACTGTGGCGCGGCTGGGGGCCGGTAATTTCGGCGATGGCGGCGTGTTTCTCGAACGCTATGTCCGCGTGGCGCGTCATATCGAGGTGCAGGTGTTCGGCGACGGCAAAGGCCGCGTCACGGCGCTGGGCGAACGCGATTGCTCGCTGCAACGCCGCAATCAAAAGGTGGTCGAGGAAACGCCCGCGCCCCATCTGCCGCAAGCGACGCGCACAGCCCTGATCGACGCGGCGGTCAAACTGGCCTCAGGGGCCGGATATTTGTCGGCGGGCACGGTCGAATTTTTGTATGATGCGGGGCGCGATGATTTCTTCTTCCTTGAGGTCAATACGCGCCTTCAGGTCGAACACGGCGTCACCGAACAGGTGACCGGCATTGATCTGGTTGAGTGGATGATCAGGGGCGCTGCGGGCGATTTCGCCTTTCTCGATGCGCCAGCACCCACGCCAACGGGTGCGTCAATTCAGGTGCGCCTCTATGCCGAAGACCCGGCGGAGGGCTATCGCCCCAGTTCCGGGCGGCTGATCGAGGTGGGCTTTCCCGGCGATGCGCGCGTCGATAGCTGGGTGGCCAGCGGTTCGGATGTCAGCGCCTTTTACGACCCGATGCTGGCCAAGCTGATCGTCACCGCGCCCGACCGCGATGCGGCGGTGAAGGCCATGCAGGCGGCGCTCGATCAGACGATTCTGGCCGGGATCGAAACCAATCTCGACTGGCTGAAAACGGTCGTGCGCTCGGAAGCCTTCACCAGCGGCGAAGTCTCGACGCGGGCACTGGCCGACATCGCCTATCACCCGCAGACGGTCAGCGTGCTGTCGGGTGGCACGGCCACCACGGTGCAGGACTATCCGGGGCGGACGGGCCTGTGGGACATCGGCGTGCCGCCTTCGGGGCCGATGGATGGCTTTGCCTTCCGGCTCGGCAACCGGCTTTTGGGCAATGAGGACAGTGCGCCGGGTCTGGAAATCACCGCCACGGGGCCGACACTGGCCTTCAAGGCGGCGGCGCGCCTGTGCCTGTCGGGCGCGATCTTTGAAGCGACGCTGGATGGCGAATCCGTGGCCTTTCATCAGCCATTTGAGGTGGCCGCCGGTCAGGTTCTGAAGATCGGCCGGGTCAGCGGGGCGGGCCTGCGCGGCTATGTTTTGTTTGCCGGTGGGCTGAACGTGCCGGCCTATCTCGGCAGCGCCAGCGCCTTTACGCTCGGCGAATTTGGCGGCCATGCCGGTCGTGCCGTCATGACCGGCGACACCCTGCATCTCAACCCCTTGCCTGCTGTGCCCTCGTCCCTGCCGGGGCCGGGCGTGGTGCCGCAGATGTCGCGCACCTGGGCCTTGCGGGTGCTGTATGGCCCGCACGGCGCGCCCGATTTCTTCACGACCGAAGATATTGAGATGATCACCGCCACCGAATGGAAGGTGCATTACAATTCCAACCGCACCGGCGTGCGCCTGAGCGGCCCGAAGCCCAACTGGGCGCGTACGGATGGCGGCGAGGCGGGGCTGCACCCCTCCAATATCCACGATAACGCCTATGCTATCGGCGCGGTCGATTTCACCGGCGACATGCCGATCATTCTCGGGCCGGACGGCCCATCGCTTGGCGGGTTTGTCTGTCCGTTCGTGGTGATACAGGCCGATCTGTGGCAGGTGGGCCAGTTGGCCCCCGGCGATACAGTCCGCTTTCAGGCCGTCGATGACGCTGTGGCGGTGGCCGCCGAACGGGCGCAGGACGCGACCCTGGCCACGCTGACACTGGCCGAAGCGCCGCCCGCCACAGCCCCCGCCGCGTCGCCGATCCTGCATGAGATCGCCGAACAAGATCACAGGCCGCGCGTCATCTATCGCCGTCAGGGTGATCGTCACCTGCTGGTCGAATACGGCCCGATTGTGCTTGATCTCGAACTGCGCCTGCGCATCCACGCCCTGATGCTGGATGTGCAGTCTCAGGTGGCCGAGGGCAGGCTGCCCGGCATTATCGACATCACGCCGGGCATCCGCTCGCTGCAAATCCATTTCGACAGCCGCGTCCTGTCGCAAGGCCGGTTGCTTCAGGCGCTCGAAGTCGCCGAAGACCGTCTGGGCGGGCTTGATGATTTCGAGATACCGACGCGCATCGTCCATCTGCCCCTAAGCTGGGGCGATCCGGCCATCTACCAGACCATCGACAAATACATGGCCTCGGTGCGCGATGATGCGCCGTGGTGCCCCGACAATATCGAGTTCATTCGCCGCATCAACGGACTTAACAGCGTCGAGGATGTCAAGAAAACGGTGTTCGACGCCAGCTATCTGGTCATGGGGCTGGGTGATGTCTATCTCGGCGCGCCGGTGGCCACGCCGATTGATCCGCGTCACCGGCTGGTCACCACCAAATATAACCCCGCCCGCACCTGGACGCCGCCCAATGTGGTCGGCATCGGCGGGGCCTATATGTGCATTTACGGCATGGAGGGGCCGGGCGGTTATCAGCTCTTTGGCCGGACGATTCAGGTGTGGAACACCTATCGCCAGACGGAGGTGTTTACCGACGGCAAGCCGTGGCTGCTGCGTTTCTTCGACCAGATCCGCTTTTTCCCGGTCAGCCACGACGAACTGACCGAATGGCGGCGCGATTTCCCGCTGGGGCGGCGCGCCATCCGCATCGACGAAGAGGTGTTTCGCCTGCGCGATTACCGCGCCTTCCTGAAAGACAATGCCTCTTCGATCACGCGCTTCCAGACCGAACGCCAGACCGCCTTCGAGGCCGAGCGCGCCGACTGGCACCGCCGTGGCGAGTTCGACCGGCTGGCGGCGCTCAGCGAAGAGGCGGGCGGGGCCGCCGAGGTCGCCGCCATCACCGTGCCCGAAGGCAGCGAGGTGATCGAAGCGCCGTTCGGCGGCAGCGTGTGGAAGATGCTGGTCACGCCCGGCATGGCGGTCGAAAAGGGCGAGGTGATCGCCGTCATCGAGGCGATGAAGACCGAATGCGCCGTCACCAGTCCGGCGAAAGGCACGATCCGCGCCGTCTTCGCCGCCGAGAAACAGGCGGTCAGCCCCGGTGCGGCGCTGGTGGCGCTGGAGGCGGCGTCGTGA